AGGAGGGATACTTGCCGGCGTTATCGCAAATCGTAAAATTAATAAGGTGACTGTTATATCAATACCTGAGGATGCGGCAAGCATCGGCGCTTTTATCGAGGGGATTCTCTTGGGCGGTTATTCGTTTGACCGCTTTAAGTCTAAAAAGAATGATGAGCTTACTCTAAAACTTAATCTTGGTGTCGGGCTAAAGAAATATAAAAAAGATATAAACAAATCAAAAGTATTGGCTGAAGCCGTCTATTATGCGCGTGATCTTATCAATACCCCCGCCAATTTCCTTACTCCAGCTGTCTATGCCGGCAAGGCGAAGACATTAGCCGGGAAATACGGTATCAAAACCAGAATATATAGCCCTAAGGAGATAATTAAAATGAAGATGGGGGCTATAATGGGAGTAGCCAAGGGTTCCGAACAGCCGCCGCGCTTAATCACCTGGACCTATAGCGGCGGCAAACGGGGTGAACCGCCTATTGCGCTTGTCGGCAAGGGCGTTACTTTCGATACCGGCGGCATCTCGCTTAAGCCTAGCGATGGCATGATAGATATGAAAAACGATATGGCGGGATCGGCTACTGTTGTTTCGCAGATGATAGTTCTGGGACGGCTTAAGCCGCGAATCAATGTTGTCGGCATTATTCCCGCGGTGGAAAACATGCCCTCCGGCAAAGCCCTAAAACCAAGCGATATTATCACCGCCAGCGATGGCCAGACTATCGAGGTAATGAACACCGATGCCGAGGGGCGTTTAATATTGGCTGATGGCTTATGTTTTGCTCATAAATTCAAACCGAAAGCGATATTCGATATTGCTACGCTCACAGGCGCAGTTAAAATTGCATTGGGCACAAATGCAGCGGGTATACTTGGCACTGATGATAAGTTATTAAAACAGCTTTATGATATCGGCCAGAAAACCGCCGAGAAAACCTGGCAGCTGCCGCTATGGGATGAATATTACGAGCAGATTAAGTCTGAAACTGCCGATATGAAAAACACCGGCGGACGACCGGCGGGCACTATTACTGCCGCCGCTTTTCTATCGAAATTCGTTAAAGGTATTCCTTGGTCCCATATCGATATTGCCGCGGTGGATAATCAGGTGTCATCACATCCCTATCAACCTAAGGGAGCTACCGGATTC
This genomic stretch from Candidatus Zixiibacteriota bacterium harbors:
- a CDS encoding leucyl aminopeptidase gives rise to the protein MKLNTIFGAKSTTDIKIFIVYQNDVESKGRSKYNRLLNRFGIAPGLLTQYGFSGNKDELFEFYSADKAKNTNTIFIGIGSKEKYVPDNCRRAGGILAGVIANRKINKVTVISIPEDAASIGAFIEGILLGGYSFDRFKSKKNDELTLKLNLGVGLKKYKKDINKSKVLAEAVYYARDLINTPANFLTPAVYAGKAKTLAGKYGIKTRIYSPKEIIKMKMGAIMGVAKGSEQPPRLITWTYSGGKRGEPPIALVGKGVTFDTGGISLKPSDGMIDMKNDMAGSATVVSQMIVLGRLKPRINVVGIIPAVENMPSGKALKPSDIITASDGQTIEVMNTDAEGRLILADGLCFAHKFKPKAIFDIATLTGAVKIALGTNAAGILGTDDKLLKQLYDIGQKTAEKTWQLPLWDEYYEQIKSETADMKNTGGRPAGTITAAAFLSKFVKGIPWSHIDIAAVDNQVSSHPYQPKGATGFGVRLLAELLLSWK